The following are encoded in a window of Geoalkalibacter sp. genomic DNA:
- a CDS encoding ADP-ribosylglycohydrolase family protein: MLGAIAGDIIGSRFEFNNLKSKDFVLFHPDCAFTDDSVLSLALAESLMEDADLTVVMRRYYAAYPHAGYGGRFHRWARDSNLGPYNSFGNGSAMRVSPVAWFFDTLDQVVNAAATSACVTHDHPEGVKGAQAVAAAILMARQGRGKKEIQSQLQWRFGYDLRRRIDDIRPHYGFDVSCQGSVPEAILAFLEGTDFEDAVRNAVSLGGDSDTLACMTGGIAEAFFGVPDWIEARVYEVLDLPLSRILRNFVERHVIPKRRPR, encoded by the coding sequence ATGCTGGGTGCGATTGCGGGCGACATCATTGGTTCGCGTTTTGAGTTCAACAACCTGAAAAGCAAGGATTTTGTCCTTTTCCACCCCGATTGCGCGTTTACCGACGACAGCGTGCTGAGCCTGGCTCTTGCCGAGAGTCTGATGGAGGACGCGGATTTGACTGTCGTCATGCGACGCTATTATGCCGCCTATCCCCATGCGGGCTATGGCGGGCGCTTTCATCGCTGGGCCCGGGATTCCAACCTGGGGCCCTATAACAGTTTCGGCAACGGCTCGGCCATGCGGGTCAGCCCGGTCGCCTGGTTTTTCGACACCCTGGATCAGGTCGTCAACGCCGCCGCGACAAGCGCCTGCGTCACTCATGACCACCCCGAGGGCGTGAAGGGTGCCCAGGCCGTGGCCGCGGCGATCCTCATGGCGCGTCAGGGGCGCGGAAAAAAAGAGATTCAAAGTCAGCTCCAGTGGCGCTTTGGCTACGATCTCCGGCGGCGCATCGACGACATCCGTCCTCATTATGGGTTTGATGTCAGCTGTCAGGGGTCGGTACCCGAGGCCATTCTCGCGTTCCTGGAAGGGACGGATTTCGAGGACGCCGTTCGCAATGCCGTTTCCCTGGGCGGCGACAGCGACACCCTGGCCTGCATGACCGGCGGCATCGCCGAGGCATTTTTCGGGGTGCCGGACTGGATCGAAGCGAGGGTTTATGAGGTTCTCGATCTGCCCCTGAGCCGAATTTTGCGAAATTTCGTCGAGCGCCATGTGATTCCGAAAAGAAGGCCCCGCTGA
- a CDS encoding secondary thiamine-phosphate synthase enzyme YjbQ — protein sequence MKSYRKELWFEVPTRLGFVNITGEVDQCLKESGIREGLCLVNAMHITASVFINDDERGLHQDFERWLEELAPHEPLSLYRHNKTGEDNGDAHLKRSILGREVVVAVTGGKLDFGPWEQIFYGEFDGRRRKRVLVKIIGE from the coding sequence ATGAAATCCTATCGCAAAGAACTCTGGTTCGAGGTTCCAACCCGTCTGGGGTTTGTTAACATTACCGGCGAGGTCGATCAATGTTTGAAGGAAAGCGGCATCCGCGAAGGGCTTTGCCTGGTCAATGCCATGCACATCACCGCCTCGGTTTTCATCAATGACGACGAACGCGGTCTGCACCAGGATTTCGAGCGCTGGCTTGAAGAACTTGCCCCCCACGAACCCCTGAGCCTGTACCGCCACAACAAGACGGGCGAGGACAACGGCGATGCCCATCTCAAGCGCAGCATCCTGGGCCGTGAGGTGGTGGTGGCCGTCACCGGAGGAAAACTCGATTTCGGTCCCTGGGAGCAGATTTTCTACGGTGAATTCGACGGCCGCCGCCGCAAGCGGGTGCTGGTGAAGATCATCGGGGAATGA